A genome region from Sebastes umbrosus isolate fSebUmb1 chromosome 22, fSebUmb1.pri, whole genome shotgun sequence includes the following:
- the LOC119481868 gene encoding sialoadhesin-like, whose translation MEITTLCAVVATLRVLPNRSQFFQYESVSLSCEQRGGNSSKWRVKKNTSIYINEECLISWERTHESHCFIDDLYPSDTGVYWCESAEGECSDAVSITVNAGSVILESPVLPVMEGDDVTLSCRTKTTSSNLTADFYRDGCLIRSSSTGEMTIHSVSWSDEGLYKCNISGVGGSSESWLAVRGSPDPPDSPVLRILLPAVGVCLLLVSVMLLCLRGSHKGQMDLSVVLYTDVTSTRKSNQKSEPLRRDSMLLSNVAVYRRVNTSSRVLIYKA comes from the exons ATGGAGATCACAACGCTGTGTGCTGTCGTcg CCACTCTGAGAGTCCTTCCCAACAGATCCCAGTTCTTTCAGTACGAGTCCGTCTCTCTGAGCTGTGAGCAGCGAGGAGGAAACTCCTCCAAGTGGAGAGTGAAGAAGAACACAtccatatatataaatgaagaGTGTTTAATATCCTGGGAAAGAACGCATGAATCCCACTGCTTCATCGATGACCTTTACCCATCAGACACTGGGGTGTACTGGTGTGAGTCTGCAGAAGGAGAGTGCAGCGACGCCGTCAGCATCACTGTGAACG CTGGCTCAGTGATCCTGGAGAGTCCTGTCCTCCCTGTGATGGAGGGAGACGATGTGACTCTGAGCTGCAGAACCAAGACGACTTCCTCCAACCTCACAGCTGATTTCTATAGAGATGGCTGCCTCATCAGGAGCAGCTCTACAGGAGAGATGACCATCCACAGTGTTTCCTGGTCTGATGAAGGACTCTACAAGTGTAACATCTCTGGAGTTGGAGGATCATCAGAGAGCTGGCTGGCTGTCAGAG GAAGTCCTGACCCGCCCGACTCCCCCGTCCTACGCATTCTACTTCCTGCGGTGGGCGTTTGCCTCTTGCTGGTCTCGGTGATGCTGCTCTGCCTCCGGGGCAGCCACAAAG GTCAAATGGATCTGTCGGTTGTATTGTACACTGATGTCACCAGCACACGGAAGAGCAACCAaaaaa gTGAACCACTGAGGAGGGACTCCATGTTGCTGTCTAATGTCGCTGTATACAGACGTGTTAACACATCAAGCCGTGTGTTGATTTACAAAGCCTGA